A region from the Vicia villosa cultivar HV-30 ecotype Madison, WI linkage group LG3, Vvil1.0, whole genome shotgun sequence genome encodes:
- the LOC131657075 gene encoding cytokinin dehydrogenase 6-like: MLHFNLLHPLTTNLSSMKKLRYPCFNLVREYNILFIKCFMILLLSCITIRLNFSISSIPFSLKSLPIEGNFSFDELDLKNAARDFGNRYRSHPMTVLHPKSVSDIAVTVKHVWSLGSSSRVTVAARGHGHSLQGQAQANGGVVINMESLKVEEIKVYGGEFPYVDVAGGELWIDILKETLRYGLAPRSWTDYLHLTVGGTLSNAGVSGQAFRHGPQISNVLKMEIVTGTGEVVNCSEDQNNELFYSVLGGLGQFGIITKARIKLEPAPVMVKWIRVLYSDFTAFTRDQEQLIFAEKAFDYVEGFVIKNRTGLVNNWRLSFNPQDPVQASKFISDGRTLFCLEVAKYFNLENTLEVNQEVEKHLSHLNYIQSTLFQTEVTYIDFLDRVHISEVKLRSKGLWDVPHPWLNLFIPKSKIHNFADTVFGNIVKETSNGPILIYPLNKSKWDERTSIVIPDEDIFYLVAFLASAVPSSNGEEGLEHILSQNKRILEYCEREDLGVKQYLAHYSTQEEWQTHYGPKWEIFKQRKSMYDPLAILAPGQGIFQKSITFSS, from the exons ATGCTTCACTTCAACCTTCTTCACCCTTTAACCACCAATCTTTCTTCCATGAAAAAACTAAGATATCCATGTTTTAACCTTGTTAGAGAATACAACATTTTGTTCATAAAATGCTTCATGATTCTACTCCTAAGTTGTATTACTATAAGACTCAATTTCTCTATTTCAAGCATCCCTTTTTCTCTAAAATCACTTCCTATAGAAGGAAATTTTAGCTTTGATGAACTAGACCTTAAAAATGCAGCTCGAGATTTCGGCAACCGGTACCGATCTCATCCTATGACAGTACTGCATCCAAAATCAGTTTCTGATATTGCAGTTACTGTAAAGCATGTGTGGAGTTTAGGCTCGAGCTCTCGCGTAACGGTTGCGGCTAGAGGACATGGTCATTCACTTCAAGGTCAAGCACAGGCTAATGGAGGAGTTGTGATTAATATGGAATCGCTTAAGGTGGAAGAGATTAAGGTGTATGGTGGAGAGTTTCCTTATGTGGATGTGGCAGGAGGGGAATTGTGGATAGATATTTTGAAGGAGACATTGAGGTATGGTTTGGCACCAAGATCTTGGACAGATTATTTGCATTTGACAGTTGGTGGTACTTTGTCGAATGCTGGTGTTAGTGGTCAGGCTTTTAGACATGGTCCACAGATTAGTAATGTTCTGAAAATGGAGATTGTCACAG GAACCGGGGAGGTAGTAAACTGTTCAGAAGACCAAAACAATGAACTCTTTTACAGTGTACTTGGAGGATTAGGACAGTTTGGCATTATAACAAAAGCCAGAATCAAGCTGGAGCCAGCACCTGTCATG GTTAAGTGGATTAGAGTGCTATATTCAGATTTCACAGCATTCACAAGAGACCAAGAGCAATTAATATTTGCTGAAAAAGCTTTTGATTATGTTGAAGGATTTGTCATCAAAAACAGAACTGGTTTGGTAAATAACTGGAGATTATCTTTCAATCCACAAGATCCTGTTCAAGCTAGCAAGTTCATATCAGATGGAAGAACCCTTTTCTGCCTTGAAGTGGCCAAATACTTCAATCTGGAAAATACCTTGGAAGTAAATCAG GAAGTTGAGAAACACTTGTCCCACTTGAACTATATTCAATCAACACTTTTTCAAACAGAAGTTACATATATTGACTTTTTGGACAGAGTACACATCTCAGAAGTGAAATTGCGTTCAAAAGGCTTATGGGATGTTCCACATCCATGGCTCAATCTTTTCATACCCAAATCCAAAATTCATAATTTTGCTGATACAGTCTTTGGTAATATTGTCAAAGAAACAAGCAATGGTCCAATCCTTATCTATCCACTAAATAAATCAAA GTGGGATGAGAGAACATCGATTGTTATTCCGGATGAAGATATTTTCTACTTAGTGGCATTTTTAGCATCTGCAGTGCCTTCATCAAATGGAGAAGAAGGGCTTGAACACATTCTAAGTCAGAACAAAAGAATTTTGGAATATTGTGAAAGGGAGGATCTTGGAGTAAAGCAATATTTGGCCCACTACAGTACACAAGAAGAATGGCAGACACATTATGGTCCAAAATGGGAGATtttcaagcaaagaaaatctATGTATGATCCATTGGCAATACTTGCTCCTGGCCAAGGAATATTTCAAAAATCAATAACTTTTTCATCATGA
- the LOC131659650 gene encoding uncharacterized protein LOC131659650 — protein MSSKWHIGRFSAENDFGLRKVNMQAYLTQMKSIKALKGVASILSSLKEEVKIEMVAKRKKSIVEQLVNFHKIIDDLRDIDVKIDDEDKNLLLLRLLPRSFEYFMDTFLYGKEGTITLNEVHTAVRSKEFSNVKDLKIEDSGEGLKLLRGMGDYPERGNNEDYIHIIIISNEHSYESVDLSVASSLDT, from the exons ATGAGTTCTAAATGGCATATCGGTAGGTTTTCTGCAGAGAATGATTTTGGATTACGAAAAGTGAATATGCAAGCATACTTAACTCAAATGAAGTCTATTAAAGCATTGAAGGGTGTGGCATCAATACTTTCAAGCCTAAAAGAAGAAGTGAAGATCGAGATGGTGGCTAAG AGAAAAAAATCCATAGTTGAGCAGTTGGTAAATTTTCACAAGATTATTGATGATCTTAGggatattgatgtgaagattgatgatgaggacAAGAATCTACTCTTATTACGCTTATTACCCAGATCATTTGAGTACTTTATGGATACCTTTCTTTATGGTAAGGAAGGTACTATTACTTTGAATGAAGTTCATACGGCTGTGAGATCCAAAGAATTTTCAAACGtgaaagatttgaagattgaagatagtgGTGAAGGCTTAAAATTATTAAGAGGCATG GGTGATTATCCCGAAAGGGGGAACAATGAAGATTATATTCACATTATAATTATCTCTAATGAACATAGTTATGAGAGTGTCGATTTATCGGTGGCGTCGAGTTTGGACACTTAA